The proteins below are encoded in one region of Aquisphaera giovannonii:
- a CDS encoding TolB-like translocation protein, whose product MTTRARANRDESWILFLSHRSGNNLLYRMRPDGSELTPIFGGELKDVPGMEAGRTLYRQPHWSRQSPDRAYFLSWATDTNVESGQMSGPIGYVIHLGRTDGGATRIMTNRAGEVFTWARSSEAFAYSRFAGRNPRRDGGQEPALPSTQIVIAQIDGSGEATVLEKPGYWTACDWSPDGNKLLLLYWGMQSMRYGRTDLIELDLARAEQARIKTMELRPGMDFPSSSDVEYCLNSLTDGLPIAWFADGRYSPDGTRIATTVRRRARLDDPGFHELALFDLASETLSVIADYPHPSRIHGPLSWSPDGEEILFSRPLEPDDRRENLPADVTGLGIWAIKSDGSSARFLTTGWAPDWQ is encoded by the coding sequence ATGACAACTCGTGCCCGCGCGAATCGAGATGAGTCCTGGATCCTGTTCCTGTCGCATCGCTCCGGGAACAACCTGCTCTACAGGATGCGTCCGGACGGCAGCGAGCTGACTCCCATCTTCGGCGGGGAGCTCAAGGACGTCCCCGGAATGGAGGCGGGGAGGACGCTCTACAGGCAGCCGCACTGGTCGCGACAGAGCCCGGATCGTGCGTATTTCCTGAGTTGGGCGACTGACACGAACGTTGAATCCGGGCAGATGTCGGGGCCCATCGGTTATGTGATCCATCTCGGCCGGACCGACGGGGGCGCCACGCGGATCATGACCAACAGGGCCGGTGAGGTATTCACCTGGGCTCGCAGCTCCGAGGCCTTCGCTTATTCTCGCTTCGCCGGTCGGAATCCGAGGAGGGATGGCGGCCAGGAGCCGGCCCTGCCCAGCACACAGATCGTCATCGCCCAGATCGACGGCTCAGGCGAGGCTACCGTCCTGGAGAAGCCGGGATACTGGACCGCCTGCGATTGGTCGCCCGACGGCAACAAACTCCTGCTCCTCTACTGGGGGATGCAGTCGATGCGATACGGCAGGACGGATTTGATCGAGTTGGACCTGGCCCGGGCCGAGCAAGCCCGCATCAAGACGATGGAGCTCCGGCCGGGCATGGACTTCCCGAGCAGTTCCGACGTGGAATATTGCCTGAATAGTCTGACGGACGGTCTGCCGATCGCCTGGTTCGCCGACGGCAGGTACTCGCCCGACGGGACGCGGATCGCCACGACGGTCAGGCGCCGGGCCCGGCTGGACGACCCGGGATTTCATGAACTGGCGTTGTTCGACCTTGCGAGCGAGACCCTCTCCGTGATCGCCGACTATCCCCATCCATCGCGCATCCACGGACCTTTGAGCTGGTCCCCGGACGGGGAGGAAATCCTCTTCTCCCGTCCCCTGGAGCCGGACGATCGTCGGGAAAACCTGCCGGCCGACGTGACGGGGCTGGGCATCTGGGCCATCAAGAGCGACGGAAGCTCAGCCCGCTTCCTGACGACCGGTTGGGCACCCGATTGGCAGTGA
- a CDS encoding efflux RND transporter periplasmic adaptor subunit: protein MRPKAGGVERQTVQPGSVHAFETVDVYAMVSGYLKRQPVDIGTRVRKGDLLAEIDVPREAEAVAESAALLAQARARVTQAAAQLATAEADRTAAEAVAAQAEADIDRCVADRSLEEKAFDRIGHLVQRSAVEPRLLDEERHRLELTVAAEKAARISLRAARAKLQAATARIGQARADVAEAEAAVGVAEARVARAKVDLAYARIVAPFDGVITSRNYHPGAFISSAAAGGREPLLTVARTDLMRVVVRVPDRDVALAQPGDRATLVVDALGNRRFEGAVSRVGESEDHASRTMRVEIDLPNPDGALREGMYGRAVIALEPSTGRLSLPTACVLDRTGKGRGVVQLVREGKVERASVELGVDDGKLVEVVSGVGAGDQVVLRSGASLEPGTPVATRPAG, encoded by the coding sequence GTGCGTCCGAAGGCAGGCGGCGTGGAGCGGCAGACGGTCCAGCCGGGCTCCGTCCACGCGTTCGAGACCGTGGACGTCTACGCGATGGTCTCGGGATACCTGAAGCGTCAGCCGGTCGACATCGGGACGCGCGTCCGGAAGGGCGACCTGCTGGCGGAGATCGACGTCCCGCGCGAGGCCGAGGCCGTCGCCGAGTCCGCCGCGCTGCTCGCGCAGGCCCGGGCCCGCGTCACGCAGGCCGCCGCGCAGCTCGCGACGGCGGAGGCCGACCGCACGGCCGCCGAGGCGGTCGCCGCCCAGGCGGAGGCGGACATCGACCGCTGCGTGGCCGACCGGTCGCTCGAGGAGAAGGCATTCGACCGCATCGGGCACCTGGTGCAGCGGAGCGCCGTGGAGCCCCGGCTGCTCGACGAGGAGCGGCATCGACTGGAATTGACCGTCGCGGCCGAGAAGGCGGCGCGGATCTCCCTGCGGGCGGCCAGGGCGAAGCTCCAGGCGGCGACGGCCCGGATCGGGCAGGCGAGGGCCGACGTCGCGGAGGCCGAGGCCGCGGTAGGAGTCGCCGAGGCGAGGGTGGCCCGCGCGAAGGTCGATCTCGCCTACGCGCGGATCGTCGCCCCGTTCGACGGCGTCATCACGAGCCGGAATTATCACCCGGGGGCGTTCATCAGCTCGGCGGCCGCGGGCGGCCGCGAGCCGCTGCTCACGGTCGCGCGGACGGATCTCATGCGGGTGGTCGTCCGCGTCCCGGACCGCGACGTCGCCCTGGCCCAGCCGGGCGACCGCGCGACCCTCGTGGTCGATGCCCTGGGCAACCGGAGGTTCGAGGGTGCCGTCTCCCGCGTCGGCGAGTCGGAGGACCACGCCAGCCGCACCATGCGCGTCGAGATCGACCTGCCCAACCCCGACGGAGCGCTCCGGGAGGGCATGTACGGCCGCGCGGTCATCGCGCTCGAGCCCTCGACCGGCCGCCTGAGCCTGCCGACCGCCTGCGTCCTCGACCGGACCGGGAAGGGCCGCGGGGTGGTCCAGCTCGTCCGCGAAGGCAAGGTCGAGCGGGCCTCGGTGGAGCTCGGGGTGGACGACGGCAAGCTCGTCGAGGTCGTCTCCGGGGTCGGTGCAGGGGACCAGGTCGTGCTCCGCTCCGGCGCGTCGCTGGAGCCCGGGACGCCCGTCGCGACCAGGCCGGCCGGATGA
- a CDS encoding efflux RND transporter permease subunit has protein sequence MNGLIRASLANPIAVTVLSLAVVVLGTLAAWAIPVDILPVFRSPAVQVLTFYGGMPAASIEKNITARMERGVVQASGGRRIESRSIVGVSIVRDYFRSNVDRSGALTETNSLAGWEYPTMPPGTLPPVVLPYDPTSTTPVALLALDSETQGEAALFDTGRYEVRPQVMSQPGAIAPLVYGGKVRAVMLYLDRMQLQARHLSPQDVMRAVDDYNVFLPTGSAKFGKTDYAIDSNSMFDVVGNMAEIPLHNEHGNAAYLADVATPKDASYIQTSVVRVNGKRQVYVPVFRQLGASTLQVVDTLRSSLDSMKAKLTRGGIDLKLVMDQSIYVRRSIESLAEEGVLGAVLCSLVILLFLGEWRMTVIAVLTIPIAVLAALVGLFATGNTINVMTLAGLSLAIGPLVDSAIICLENTHRHLGLGASPEEAAYLGASEVAMPELVASLCTLLVLAPLALMPGLGEFLYRPMAAAVAFAMASAYLLSRTFVPARAARWLRPHARRDHGSDEPGSDEVGAGGTASRGAAWRRLASGAFARWEAGIEAGIRWYARQLDRAMRARLLVVLGSAAVLAAVLVLLGSQLRREFFPEVDAGAFEIYVRAASGTRVEETEKRVAEVEAFVRKVVGDDVEILISELGVVPDLSAAYTPNAGPMDAVLRVQLTEHRARSAQEYVHELRTGFAADPDFADLEFAFDAGGMIRSAMNEGKSSPINVRISGKDTAQCRRVGEAIKARVASVPGVVDARILQRLDYPEYIIDVDRAKAADLGLNQAEVMKNVVAALNSSIQFHKRNFWIDPVSKNQYFVGVQYSEEDIDSVDTLLDVPITSPKQSQPIPLRNLATLRPGTVPTEITHSNLQTTIDLTMGVHGRDLGHVADDVTRVVAEFGEAQGGGTWAPYDPADRSEGRRPIKGATIELSGEYSRMEETFRSLGIGLVLATLLIYFLMAALLRSYVTPLVILLAVPLGLIGVVAMLYLTDTAVNVQSLLGVIFMVGIVVSNAVLLVDFAENLRLREGLPPDEAIRRAASLRVRPVVMTALAAFFALIPMALALGRGSEANGPLGRAVIGGILAGLVTTLFVVPSLYSLLVRDAAGVSNAEATAG, from the coding sequence ATGAATGGCCTGATCCGCGCCTCGCTCGCGAACCCGATCGCCGTGACCGTGCTGTCGCTCGCGGTCGTGGTCCTCGGCACGCTCGCCGCCTGGGCCATCCCGGTCGACATCCTGCCGGTGTTCCGCAGCCCCGCCGTCCAGGTGCTGACGTTCTACGGGGGCATGCCCGCGGCGAGCATCGAGAAGAACATCACCGCGCGCATGGAACGCGGCGTCGTGCAGGCCTCGGGAGGCCGGCGGATCGAGTCGCGGTCGATCGTCGGCGTCAGCATCGTCCGGGATTACTTCCGGAGCAACGTCGATCGGAGCGGGGCCCTCACGGAGACCAACTCGCTGGCCGGCTGGGAGTACCCGACGATGCCGCCCGGGACGCTCCCCCCGGTCGTCCTCCCCTATGACCCGACGAGCACGACGCCCGTGGCCCTGCTCGCCCTCGACAGCGAGACGCAGGGCGAGGCCGCGCTCTTCGACACGGGCCGGTACGAGGTGCGTCCCCAGGTGATGTCGCAGCCGGGGGCGATCGCGCCGCTCGTCTACGGCGGCAAGGTCCGCGCGGTCATGCTCTACCTGGACCGAATGCAGCTCCAGGCCCGCCACCTCTCGCCCCAGGACGTGATGCGTGCGGTGGACGATTACAACGTCTTCCTCCCCACCGGCAGCGCCAAGTTCGGCAAGACGGACTATGCGATCGATTCGAATTCCATGTTCGACGTCGTGGGGAACATGGCGGAGATCCCCCTCCACAACGAGCACGGCAACGCGGCCTACCTCGCGGACGTCGCGACGCCGAAGGACGCGAGCTACATCCAGACGAGCGTCGTCCGCGTCAACGGCAAGCGCCAGGTGTACGTCCCGGTCTTCCGGCAACTCGGGGCCAGCACCCTCCAGGTGGTCGATACGCTGCGGTCGTCGCTCGACTCGATGAAGGCGAAGCTCACCCGGGGCGGGATCGACCTGAAGCTCGTCATGGACCAGTCGATCTACGTCCGCCGGTCGATCGAGAGCCTCGCGGAGGAGGGCGTCCTCGGCGCGGTCCTCTGCTCGCTCGTGATCCTGCTCTTCCTGGGCGAGTGGCGGATGACCGTCATCGCCGTCCTGACGATCCCCATCGCCGTGCTCGCCGCGCTGGTCGGGCTGTTCGCGACGGGGAACACCATCAACGTGATGACGCTCGCCGGGCTGTCGCTCGCCATCGGCCCGCTCGTCGATAGCGCGATCATCTGCCTGGAGAACACGCATCGCCACCTTGGCCTGGGCGCCTCGCCGGAGGAGGCGGCGTACCTCGGCGCGAGCGAGGTGGCGATGCCGGAGCTCGTCGCGAGCCTCTGCACGCTGCTCGTGCTCGCGCCGCTCGCGCTCATGCCGGGCCTGGGCGAATTCCTCTATCGGCCGATGGCCGCGGCGGTGGCCTTCGCGATGGCCTCGGCCTATCTCCTCTCCCGCACGTTCGTGCCGGCGAGGGCGGCCCGCTGGCTGCGACCCCACGCGCGGCGTGATCACGGCTCCGACGAGCCGGGGTCGGACGAGGTCGGGGCCGGCGGCACGGCGTCCCGCGGGGCCGCGTGGCGTCGGCTCGCCTCCGGGGCCTTCGCCCGCTGGGAAGCCGGGATCGAGGCCGGCATCCGCTGGTACGCCCGCCAGCTCGACCGCGCCATGCGGGCGAGGCTCCTCGTCGTGCTCGGCTCGGCGGCCGTGCTGGCCGCGGTGCTGGTGCTGCTCGGCAGCCAGCTCCGCCGCGAGTTCTTCCCGGAGGTCGACGCCGGCGCCTTCGAGATCTACGTCCGCGCCGCGAGCGGGACGCGCGTGGAGGAGACCGAGAAGCGGGTGGCCGAGGTGGAGGCCTTCGTCCGGAAGGTCGTGGGCGACGACGTCGAGATCCTCATCTCGGAGCTGGGCGTCGTCCCGGACCTGTCCGCCGCGTACACGCCCAACGCCGGGCCGATGGACGCGGTGCTGAGGGTCCAGCTCACCGAACACCGGGCCCGCTCGGCCCAGGAATACGTGCACGAGCTTCGCACGGGGTTCGCGGCGGACCCCGACTTCGCCGACCTGGAGTTCGCCTTCGACGCGGGCGGCATGATCCGCTCGGCGATGAACGAGGGGAAGTCGTCGCCGATCAACGTCCGGATCTCGGGCAAGGACACGGCGCAGTGCCGTCGCGTCGGGGAGGCGATCAAGGCGAGGGTCGCCAGCGTCCCCGGCGTCGTGGACGCGCGCATCCTCCAAAGGCTGGACTATCCCGAGTACATCATCGACGTGGACCGGGCCAAGGCCGCCGACCTCGGGCTGAACCAGGCCGAGGTGATGAAGAACGTGGTGGCGGCCCTCAATTCCAGCATCCAGTTCCACAAGAGGAATTTCTGGATCGATCCGGTCAGCAAGAACCAGTACTTCGTCGGCGTGCAGTACTCCGAGGAGGACATCGACTCCGTGGACACGCTGCTCGACGTCCCGATCACGAGCCCGAAGCAATCCCAGCCGATCCCGCTCCGGAACCTCGCGACGCTCCGCCCCGGCACCGTCCCCACGGAGATCACGCACAGCAACCTCCAGACGACGATCGACCTCACGATGGGCGTCCACGGACGCGACCTGGGCCACGTGGCGGACGACGTGACGCGCGTGGTGGCCGAGTTCGGCGAGGCGCAGGGCGGCGGCACCTGGGCCCCGTACGACCCGGCGGACCGGTCGGAAGGCCGGCGACCGATCAAGGGGGCCACGATCGAGCTGAGCGGCGAATACTCGCGGATGGAGGAGACCTTCCGGAGCCTCGGCATCGGCCTGGTCCTGGCGACGCTGCTGATCTACTTCCTCATGGCGGCGCTGCTGCGGTCGTACGTGACGCCGCTGGTGATCCTGCTCGCCGTGCCGCTCGGCCTGATCGGCGTGGTGGCGATGCTGTACCTGACCGACACGGCGGTGAACGTGCAATCTCTCCTCGGCGTCATCTTCATGGTGGGGATCGTCGTGTCCAACGCGGTGCTGCTCGTCGACTTCGCCGAGAACCTGCGCCTTCGCGAGGGGCTCCCCCCGGATGAAGCGATCCGCAGGGCGGCGTCGCTCCGGGTGAGGCCGGTGGTCATGACGGCCCTGGCGGCCTTCTTCGCGCTGATCCCGATGGCCCTGGCCCTCGGCCGCGGCAGCGAGGCCAACGGCCCGCTGGGCCGCGCCGTCATCGGCGGCATCCTCGCCGGCCTGGTCACGACGCTCTTCGTCGTGCCGTCGCTCTACTCGCTCCTGGTGAGGGACGCGGCCGGCGTTTCAAACGCCGAGGCGACCGCCGGCTGA
- a CDS encoding cytochrome c biogenesis protein, protein MEGRRAVLSLSAWRWVAAGLAVAAATATPARAAEPKVEDLGRGPAYARVGELAVMHAGRIKPLDTVAREEIKAVFGRESIKLRDAEGRVVASWGPVAAFLDWMVRPEFWDDQPFILVDYGPLRQKVLDGALKQQLKDIASRAPESERPALQALAAGPELTAAAVNDYVRSGRLDDAGKKAVAAIAHRLGEEAKWLSPREIEDAKIAGHGDPEPFMQWASELNEQKERYDANPKSAAKLSETERRALEVARRLMTYKAVSGDETRSATMIRVMPRPSSAKAMGYLAGVIKKARESKDVRSLSPLEFDVLKALDTYWDAIPRDQRRDPGEDPKFDERFGAWLRENSAWVPLKAFVKSGAEDLIAAGYPEAETRAFLAAYKEMTQAEDREPGHLAEPLAAAMLDSSRKLGEAVAAGHYATVAAIERETHFNAMNPFWLAPFGYGAAFVLLILTIVSGAFRPGAASKVGKGLYAAGVAALVGGIAMEIYGFYLRIRISGWAPVTNMYETVIWVALVSAVLSVVLEGIYRKVFAALGGSAVALLGTLTAVNVPLLDPSIGSLMPVLRSNFWLTIHVLTIVSSYAAFGLAWMLGLIATTYYLTAVYKRSPTYRELAMPLVPGIGLLAAGILGVAAASMSTGSNWGASDIFYYICAFVAEIGGMVALAGLLAMAGEFLNRRVFRDALRDAAAAELHGELADEARGPAYAGSRASAMASAGGGVATLARPTAAQIFATEKTAWGKLDARGLAMQETAATIKPISNLMYRAMQVGVLLVAAGTILGGVWADYSWGRFWGWDAKEVWALITLLVYLVPLHGRFAGWVNTFGLVCASVVCFLSVIMAWYGVNFVLGVGLHSYGFVEGGSQGAMSVIIFAVLAIPLAAAWRRTLGYRMA, encoded by the coding sequence ATGGAAGGTAGACGAGCGGTCCTGTCCCTGTCCGCATGGCGCTGGGTCGCCGCGGGCCTGGCGGTCGCCGCCGCGACCGCGACACCGGCCCGGGCGGCCGAACCGAAGGTCGAGGACCTGGGCCGGGGCCCGGCCTACGCCCGCGTGGGCGAGCTCGCGGTGATGCACGCCGGCCGCATCAAGCCGCTGGACACCGTCGCCCGCGAGGAGATCAAGGCGGTCTTCGGCCGCGAGTCGATCAAGCTCCGGGACGCCGAGGGACGAGTGGTCGCCTCCTGGGGCCCCGTGGCCGCCTTCCTCGACTGGATGGTCCGCCCCGAATTCTGGGACGATCAGCCGTTCATCCTGGTGGATTACGGCCCGCTCCGCCAGAAGGTCCTCGACGGCGCGCTGAAGCAGCAGCTCAAGGACATCGCCTCCAGGGCCCCCGAGTCTGAACGCCCGGCGCTCCAGGCGCTCGCCGCGGGCCCCGAGCTGACGGCCGCGGCCGTGAACGACTATGTGCGCTCCGGCCGCCTCGACGATGCCGGCAAGAAGGCCGTCGCCGCGATCGCCCACCGGCTCGGCGAGGAGGCCAAGTGGCTCTCTCCCCGCGAGATCGAGGACGCGAAGATCGCCGGCCACGGCGATCCCGAGCCGTTCATGCAGTGGGCCTCCGAGCTGAACGAGCAGAAGGAGCGTTACGACGCCAACCCCAAGTCCGCGGCCAAGCTTTCGGAGACCGAGCGGAGGGCCCTTGAGGTCGCCCGCCGTCTCATGACGTACAAGGCCGTGAGCGGCGACGAAACGCGATCCGCGACGATGATCCGCGTCATGCCGCGGCCCTCCTCCGCGAAGGCGATGGGCTACCTCGCCGGGGTGATCAAGAAAGCCCGCGAGTCGAAGGACGTGCGGTCGCTCTCTCCGCTGGAGTTCGACGTCCTCAAGGCGCTGGATACTTACTGGGACGCCATCCCCCGCGACCAGCGTCGCGACCCCGGCGAGGATCCGAAGTTCGACGAGCGGTTCGGCGCCTGGCTCCGCGAGAATTCCGCCTGGGTCCCGCTGAAGGCCTTCGTGAAGTCGGGCGCGGAGGACCTGATCGCAGCCGGCTACCCGGAGGCGGAGACGCGGGCCTTCCTCGCGGCCTACAAGGAGATGACCCAGGCGGAGGACCGTGAGCCCGGGCACCTGGCCGAGCCGCTCGCCGCGGCGATGCTGGACTCCTCGCGCAAGCTCGGAGAGGCGGTCGCCGCCGGCCATTATGCGACGGTCGCCGCCATCGAGCGGGAGACCCACTTCAACGCCATGAACCCGTTCTGGCTGGCCCCCTTCGGCTACGGCGCGGCGTTCGTGCTGCTGATCCTGACCATCGTCTCCGGGGCCTTCCGCCCGGGCGCGGCGTCGAAGGTCGGCAAGGGGTTGTATGCGGCCGGCGTGGCCGCCCTGGTGGGCGGCATCGCCATGGAGATCTACGGCTTCTACCTCCGCATCCGGATCTCCGGCTGGGCCCCGGTCACGAACATGTACGAGACCGTCATCTGGGTGGCACTCGTGTCCGCCGTGCTGTCCGTGGTCCTCGAAGGCATCTACCGCAAGGTCTTCGCCGCCCTGGGCGGGTCGGCCGTGGCGCTGCTGGGGACGCTCACGGCGGTGAACGTGCCGCTCCTCGATCCGAGCATCGGCAGCCTGATGCCCGTGCTGCGGAGCAACTTCTGGCTGACGATCCACGTCCTGACGATCGTCTCCAGCTACGCGGCGTTCGGACTGGCGTGGATGCTCGGGCTGATCGCCACCACATATTACCTCACCGCCGTCTACAAGCGTTCGCCGACCTATCGCGAGCTGGCCATGCCGCTCGTGCCGGGCATCGGCCTGCTCGCCGCGGGCATCCTCGGCGTCGCGGCGGCCTCCATGAGCACCGGTTCCAACTGGGGCGCGAGCGACATCTTCTATTACATCTGCGCCTTCGTGGCGGAGATCGGCGGGATGGTCGCCCTCGCGGGCCTGCTGGCGATGGCGGGCGAGTTCCTGAACCGTCGAGTGTTCCGCGATGCACTCCGGGACGCGGCGGCGGCCGAGTTGCACGGCGAGCTCGCGGACGAGGCCCGCGGCCCGGCGTACGCGGGTTCCCGCGCCTCCGCGATGGCCTCGGCCGGTGGCGGCGTGGCGACCCTGGCGAGGCCGACCGCCGCGCAGATCTTCGCCACGGAGAAGACGGCCTGGGGCAAGCTGGACGCCCGCGGCCTGGCCATGCAGGAGACGGCCGCGACGATCAAGCCGATCTCCAACCTGATGTACCGGGCCATGCAGGTCGGCGTCCTGCTCGTCGCCGCCGGGACGATCCTAGGCGGCGTCTGGGCCGATTACTCCTGGGGCCGGTTCTGGGGCTGGGACGCGAAGGAGGTCTGGGCGCTGATCACCCTGCTGGTCTACCTCGTCCCGCTGCACGGCCGCTTCGCCGGCTGGGTCAATACCTTCGGCCTGGTCTGCGCGTCGGTCGTATGCTTCCTCTCGGTGATCATGGCCTGGTACGGCGTGAACTTCGTCCTTGGCGTGGGCCTGCACAGCTACGGCTTCGTGGAAGGCGGCTCCCAGGGCGCGATGAGCGTGATCATCTTCGCCGTCCTCGCCATCCCCCTCGCCGCCGCGTGGAGGCGGACGCTGGGATATCGCATGGCCTGA
- a CDS encoding cytochrome c biogenesis protein ResB, translating into MATAAKKASVIDSSAARGPGSKRPPGRPATRGGLVGVLMAIYRFLASLKLAVLGLGSLAASLAFATWLESRYSTATVQDFVYRSTWFALLLGFLAINIFCAAAIRFPWKRRQTGFVVTHLGLLVLIAGSYISFRTADEGEVVMLEGETKSQLLRLQDSVIRLREVDARTGEPGATRDFHFAPGPFAWGNGQARLNNLLDFTLSGLTDGRLPTPSSSGEVLSQPGDPVRVAIKTFYPAAAPSTVHEADPSGTPMARMQLEFKAPGMPQAREAFASEDEQWFALDRRFHRVARSEIGGREAPALIAFGYVDRPELIEDFLKPPMDAGPRGLARFRYADKSGKTRVHDLPLRDQEGKTITLPESDLSVTVEKVADFPTSDGGLFRVLGEAAVPVGIFEIRKGDGPAVKHWALASLPMIPNVAPNPDDPSATPPQPLASINLMVVPDLDPKLSGRMGQIEVLAGPDGKLSYRVFGRGKDGKTVLRSSGQVATGKAIPALGGGDMPMFINFRVDDYLPAGVTRQVYEPLYLPKAQMDQGIPAVLLELSTGDASREVWVRRDDSTDTPAFRPVQLGDRTYQVAYDVDRQPLGFQLKLDKFDVGFMPGTENATKFESQVRLTDDSQGIKERPHLISMNDPMSHRGFTFYQMRYSPVSDPETGQKTGLYQSVLHVGVDPGRPVKYAGCLLLVLGIFLQFTMKAGVFSDTARRKMEQATRRLRGPAGDGAAGRDEPERL; encoded by the coding sequence ATGGCGACCGCCGCGAAGAAGGCTTCGGTGATCGACTCGTCGGCCGCGCGGGGCCCGGGGTCGAAACGGCCGCCCGGCCGGCCCGCGACCCGGGGCGGCCTCGTCGGCGTCCTGATGGCGATCTACCGGTTCCTGGCCTCGCTGAAGCTCGCCGTGCTCGGCCTGGGCTCGCTCGCCGCCTCGCTCGCCTTCGCCACGTGGCTGGAGTCGCGTTACAGCACGGCGACGGTCCAGGACTTCGTCTACCGGAGCACCTGGTTCGCCCTCCTTCTCGGGTTCCTCGCGATCAACATCTTCTGCGCGGCGGCGATCCGGTTCCCGTGGAAGAGGCGGCAGACCGGCTTCGTGGTCACCCACCTGGGCCTGCTGGTCCTGATCGCCGGCTCCTACATCAGCTTCCGGACCGCCGACGAGGGCGAGGTCGTCATGCTCGAGGGCGAGACCAAGTCCCAGCTCCTGCGGCTCCAGGACTCGGTGATCCGCCTCCGCGAGGTCGATGCCAGGACCGGCGAGCCGGGGGCGACCCGGGACTTCCACTTCGCCCCGGGGCCCTTCGCCTGGGGCAACGGGCAGGCCCGGCTGAACAACCTGCTCGATTTCACCCTGAGTGGCCTCACCGACGGCCGCCTCCCGACCCCCTCGTCCTCCGGCGAGGTCCTGAGCCAGCCCGGCGACCCGGTGCGGGTCGCGATCAAGACCTTCTATCCCGCCGCCGCCCCGTCCACGGTCCACGAGGCCGACCCGTCGGGCACGCCCATGGCGCGGATGCAGCTCGAGTTCAAGGCCCCCGGGATGCCGCAGGCGCGCGAGGCCTTCGCGTCGGAGGACGAGCAGTGGTTCGCCCTGGACCGGCGGTTCCACCGGGTCGCCCGTTCCGAGATCGGCGGCCGCGAGGCACCCGCCCTGATCGCCTTCGGGTACGTGGATCGGCCCGAGCTCATCGAGGACTTCCTGAAGCCGCCGATGGACGCAGGCCCCCGCGGCCTGGCGCGGTTCCGCTACGCCGACAAATCGGGCAAGACCCGCGTGCATGACCTGCCCCTCCGTGACCAGGAAGGCAAGACCATCACGCTGCCGGAAAGTGACCTGTCGGTGACGGTCGAGAAGGTCGCGGACTTCCCGACCAGCGACGGCGGCCTCTTCCGGGTCCTGGGCGAGGCCGCCGTGCCGGTGGGCATCTTCGAGATCCGCAAGGGGGACGGCCCCGCCGTCAAGCACTGGGCGCTCGCCTCGCTGCCGATGATCCCGAACGTGGCCCCCAACCCCGACGATCCGTCCGCGACTCCGCCGCAGCCGCTGGCCTCCATCAATCTGATGGTCGTGCCCGACCTGGACCCGAAGCTGTCGGGCCGGATGGGGCAGATCGAGGTCCTCGCCGGCCCGGACGGCAAGCTCTCGTACCGAGTTTTCGGCCGGGGCAAGGACGGCAAGACGGTGCTCCGCTCCTCTGGCCAGGTGGCCACCGGGAAGGCGATCCCGGCCCTGGGCGGCGGGGACATGCCCATGTTCATCAACTTTCGGGTCGACGACTACCTCCCCGCGGGCGTCACCCGCCAGGTCTACGAGCCCCTCTACCTGCCCAAGGCGCAGATGGACCAGGGCATCCCGGCCGTGCTCCTGGAGCTCTCGACCGGGGACGCCTCCCGCGAGGTCTGGGTCCGCCGCGACGACTCGACCGACACCCCCGCGTTCCGGCCCGTGCAGCTGGGCGACCGGACGTACCAGGTCGCCTACGACGTGGACCGGCAGCCGCTGGGCTTCCAGCTAAAGCTGGACAAGTTCGATGTCGGCTTCATGCCGGGCACCGAGAACGCGACGAAGTTCGAGAGCCAGGTGAGGCTGACCGACGACAGCCAGGGGATCAAGGAGCGTCCGCACCTGATCTCCATGAACGACCCCATGTCGCACCGGGGGTTCACGTTCTATCAGATGCGATACTCGCCGGTGTCCGACCCCGAGACCGGCCAGAAGACCGGGCTCTACCAGTCCGTGCTGCACGTGGGCGTGGACCCCGGCCGGCCCGTCAAGTACGCCGGCTGCCTGCTGCTGGTGCTCGGCATCTTCCTCCAGTTCACCATGAAGGCCGGCGTCTTCAGCGACACGGCCCGGCGGAAGATGGAGCAGGCCACGCGAAGGCTCCGAGGCCCGGCCGGAGACGGTGCGGCGGGCCGCGACGAGCCGGAACGGCTCTGA